A DNA window from Mariprofundus aestuarium contains the following coding sequences:
- the murI gene encoding glutamate racemase, which produces MQRAAVGVFDSGVGGLSVLAYIHHLLPAEELIYVADSAYIPYGCKKPEEVLDRSLKISDFLVKKGVKAIVVACNTATAVAVHELRARYDVPVIGIEPAVKPAVGGSISGVVGVLATSGTLGSEKFNQLKLRYADQAELIVQPCPGLVEHIEAGELDGGQIRHLLDGYLQPLLERGMDTLVLGCTHYTFVLPLIRKIVGESITIIDAGDAIARQLRRQLHERAALVEDTHLGSVEFWSSGTMSDTLTSSLWGQNIHVGHLNI; this is translated from the coding sequence ATGCAGAGAGCAGCAGTTGGCGTATTTGATTCCGGTGTAGGGGGACTCTCCGTACTCGCGTATATTCATCACTTACTTCCAGCTGAAGAGCTCATCTATGTTGCCGACTCCGCATATATCCCCTATGGCTGCAAAAAACCTGAAGAGGTCCTAGATCGCTCTCTGAAGATATCAGATTTTCTCGTCAAAAAGGGTGTTAAAGCGATTGTGGTCGCATGTAATACGGCTACTGCAGTGGCAGTGCATGAACTCCGGGCTAGATATGATGTTCCGGTGATTGGAATTGAGCCAGCCGTCAAGCCGGCAGTTGGCGGCAGTATAAGCGGTGTTGTAGGTGTACTGGCTACCAGCGGTACGCTGGGCAGTGAGAAGTTCAATCAGCTCAAACTGAGGTATGCCGACCAGGCTGAGCTTATCGTCCAACCATGCCCGGGGCTGGTTGAACATATTGAGGCGGGAGAGCTCGATGGAGGGCAGATAAGGCATCTGCTGGATGGTTACCTGCAGCCGCTATTGGAGCGCGGAATGGACACACTGGTCCTTGGTTGTACCCACTATACGTTTGTATTGCCACTGATCCGCAAGATTGTCGGCGAATCCATTACCATTATCGATGCCGGGGATGCCATTGCCAGGCAGCTTAGACGTCAGCTACATGAGCGTGCCGCGCTTGTTGAGGATACTCATCTCGGGTCGGTTGAGTTCTGGAGTAGTGGCACCATGAGCGATACATTGACCTCCAGCTTGTGGGGTCAAAATATTCATGTGGGGCACCTTAACATCTGA
- a CDS encoding sigma-70 family RNA polymerase sigma factor, translating to MDSDPHQWINEHGDYLYRYAILRLHNEEQAADLLQDTLLAAWKGHSSFAGQSSIRTWLVGILKHKIIDHIRKEIRNRNLAESVENDPTSAYFNSNGSWSEAPQVWKENPEELCRNMQFKSVLDSCAGKLPEKQRMVFRLRDILGEETDTVCKSCDITPTHLHVLLHRARLGLRKCLELHWLGQGEKR from the coding sequence ATGGACTCAGACCCGCACCAGTGGATCAATGAACATGGCGATTATCTCTATCGCTATGCGATCTTACGCCTTCACAACGAGGAGCAAGCAGCCGACCTGCTGCAGGATACACTGCTGGCTGCATGGAAAGGCCACAGCAGTTTTGCCGGTCAATCTTCGATCCGCACATGGCTGGTCGGTATCCTCAAACACAAAATTATCGACCATATCCGCAAAGAGATCAGAAATCGGAATCTGGCTGAAAGTGTGGAGAACGATCCAACCTCAGCATATTTCAACAGCAACGGCAGTTGGAGCGAAGCTCCACAGGTCTGGAAAGAGAACCCGGAAGAACTCTGTCGAAACATGCAATTCAAGTCAGTTCTCGATTCTTGCGCTGGAAAATTACCTGAAAAACAAAGGATGGTTTTCCGGTTACGCGATATCCTTGGAGAGGAGACGGACACTGTCTGTAAGAGTTGTGACATTACTCCGACTCACCTGCATGTGCTGCTGCACCGGGCACGCCTTGGTCTGCGCAAATGCCTAGAGCTGCACTGGCTCGGACAGGGAGAGAAACGATGA
- a CDS encoding zf-HC2 domain-containing protein, giving the protein MRATRLASDSIDRKLTLWERLRFHLHLAMCRNCRNCEHTLRLIRRTTELMRETQYGNIKLTDLQRERLHAAINGNNQN; this is encoded by the coding sequence ATGCGTGCTACGCGCCTGGCATCTGACAGCATAGATCGGAAGTTAACCCTGTGGGAGAGGTTGCGGTTTCACTTGCATCTTGCCATGTGTAGAAACTGCAGAAACTGTGAGCATACACTCAGACTGATTCGACGAACAACTGAACTCATGCGTGAGACCCAGTATGGTAACATTAAACTCACTGATTTGCAGCGTGAGCGTCTTCACGCTGCGATCAATGGCAACAACCAAAACTAA
- a CDS encoding TolB family protein has protein sequence MIRFSLAVLAMIALSPLACADDLLDWLEEVTEKHSNTTSSSDVPTVEAKLLTLESGESEMYPRISPDGKHLLVVSGKRNKNSVTRRLLENGDPLNVVTDDVRAISSTNWNGPEHAIFLSDRGGDLGVWQMAADGHGAVRRLYRLTGEFVDPIVLGEGGLIAVRLLSTSGKRSAKSSKVGKLDFSNWSIAGNEPRLLYISEEGVESSLTAGVNPSLSPDGNNIVFSMQTGRSWHLFMMDVDGSNLIQLTNSRSTDVQPTWSPNGKWIAFTSNRGDADANSRKENWDVWMIRRDGQHLTRLTFDSARDGAPAIGSDGRVYFHSDRKADKHSRDLHNISGSTNGFHIWSVPLPARVE, from the coding sequence ATGATTCGCTTTTCTCTGGCGGTTCTCGCTATGATTGCTCTCTCTCCATTAGCTTGTGCTGATGACCTTCTGGATTGGCTGGAGGAAGTGACTGAGAAGCATTCTAATACTACCTCATCCAGCGATGTGCCGACTGTTGAAGCAAAGTTGCTGACTCTGGAGTCGGGAGAGTCAGAGATGTACCCGAGAATCTCCCCGGATGGCAAGCATCTGCTGGTGGTTTCAGGAAAGCGCAATAAAAACAGTGTAACCCGCCGCTTATTAGAAAACGGTGACCCTTTGAATGTGGTGACTGATGATGTGCGTGCAATCAGTTCGACAAACTGGAATGGCCCTGAACATGCCATATTTCTCTCCGATCGTGGAGGCGATTTGGGTGTCTGGCAGATGGCTGCTGATGGACACGGAGCAGTTCGTCGGCTTTATCGTCTGACCGGAGAGTTTGTTGATCCAATTGTTCTGGGTGAGGGTGGTTTAATTGCTGTGCGTCTACTCTCGACTTCGGGTAAACGATCAGCAAAATCAAGCAAAGTAGGCAAGCTGGATTTCAGTAACTGGAGTATTGCGGGAAATGAGCCCCGTTTATTGTATATTAGTGAGGAAGGCGTCGAGAGCAGCCTGACTGCGGGCGTAAATCCATCCCTTTCTCCTGATGGGAATAATATCGTTTTTTCAATGCAGACAGGACGTAGCTGGCACCTGTTTATGATGGATGTGGATGGCTCGAATCTGATTCAATTGACTAACTCTAGAAGTACAGATGTGCAGCCGACATGGAGCCCAAATGGAAAATGGATTGCATTTACCTCCAACCGCGGTGATGCCGACGCAAACTCGAGAAAGGAAAACTGGGACGTCTGGATGATTCGACGTGATGGTCAGCATTTGACCCGCCTGACATTTGATTCGGCACGGGATGGGGCACCTGCGATCGGATCGGACGGTAGGGTATACTTTCATTCGGATCGCAAGGCAGACAAGCACTCAAGAGACCTACATAACATCTCAGGCAGCACTAACGGATTCCATATCTGGAGTGTTCCGCTTCCTGCCAGAGTCGAATAA
- a CDS encoding TolB family protein has product MKTRHLLSGLAVAAMLVQPSIALSRSMEASPAPLYPVAPYIVDKGVESVYPSVAGQFLVFGQRSKGDEYTVNRVSKSSPSSSRYQLKPLAKIDNMRFGVAIKDGSIGYVSNRVGPTSAWMWQGKGDGQVAIGSLATFRGGLAPYNLNASSDGKVWCFDTTFEKQRYNQMLNEFSHFPHHELVGQQWRTYDSDNFRIKTGYLATKAGKKNKFDAPVLYVFSRQNSQLVMVPNAFDGAVSPDGKSVAFVRETNGNYDIWMQDVDGSDLVQLTNSEYGDFEPAWSSDGKMLLFVSNRDSGGDVHKTSIYMLEISSNRETRLTNSPKATDGGPAWLDSNSIVFHSNRSLTNANGGTSSDWNIWKLDIK; this is encoded by the coding sequence ATGAAAACAAGACATCTGCTATCAGGACTCGCAGTTGCAGCTATGCTGGTTCAGCCATCGATTGCTTTGAGTCGAAGCATGGAGGCATCACCTGCGCCTCTCTATCCGGTTGCTCCCTATATTGTCGATAAGGGCGTTGAAAGTGTTTATCCTTCTGTGGCCGGGCAGTTCCTTGTTTTTGGTCAACGTAGTAAAGGTGACGAGTATACAGTTAATCGTGTATCCAAGTCCTCTCCAAGCAGCAGTCGTTATCAATTGAAGCCACTTGCGAAAATTGACAATATGCGTTTTGGTGTTGCCATTAAAGATGGGTCGATCGGTTATGTAAGTAACCGTGTTGGCCCGACTTCTGCATGGATGTGGCAGGGTAAAGGTGATGGTCAGGTAGCCATAGGCTCGCTGGCAACCTTTAGGGGGGGGCTAGCTCCATACAACCTCAATGCATCTAGTGACGGCAAGGTGTGGTGTTTTGATACAACATTCGAGAAACAGCGCTATAATCAGATGTTGAATGAGTTTAGCCATTTTCCGCACCATGAATTGGTTGGGCAGCAGTGGCGCACCTACGATTCAGACAACTTCCGGATCAAAACGGGGTACCTTGCAACAAAGGCAGGTAAGAAGAACAAGTTCGATGCGCCTGTTCTATATGTTTTTTCGCGCCAGAACAGTCAGTTAGTGATGGTTCCAAATGCGTTTGATGGCGCTGTCTCACCTGATGGTAAGAGTGTCGCATTTGTGAGGGAGACTAACGGCAACTACGATATCTGGATGCAGGATGTCGATGGAAGTGACCTAGTACAGCTGACCAACTCTGAATATGGCGATTTTGAGCCTGCATGGAGCTCAGATGGCAAAATGCTGTTGTTTGTCTCTAATCGCGATTCGGGGGGTGATGTACATAAGACTTCGATCTATATGCTGGAAATATCAAGCAATCGTGAAACTCGCTTGACCAACTCGCCAAAGGCAACCGATGGTGGGCCAGCCTGGCTGGACAGCAACAGTATCGTATTCCACTCCAATCGTAGTCTGACCAATGCCAATGGCGGTACAAGCTCCGACTGGAATATCTGGAAACTGGATATTAAGTAA
- the pgi gene encoding glucose-6-phosphate isomerase: protein MSELTQTAAWKKLAAHAEEMKKVHMRDLFADDTQRFDKFSTHFNDILVDYSKNIVTEDTMTMLMELARERDVSGWTQRMFNGEKINNTENRAVLHTALRNRSNTPVMVDGHDVMPDVNRVLQQMRSFTESVRSGEWLGSTGKPITDVVNIGIGGSDLGPVMVTEALTPFGRDKLHMHFVSNVDGTHMVETLRHLSRETTLFVIVSKTFTTQETITNARTARDWFLTRGGSKTAVAQHFVAVSTNAKAVSAFGIDTANMFEFWDWVGGRYSLWSAVGLSIALYLGMDHFEELLEGAHEMDEHFRNAPLEENIPVILAMLGVWYNNFFDADSYAMLPYDQYMHRFSAYFQQGDMESNGKSVTRDGKPVDYSTGPIVWGEPGTNGQHAFYQLIHQGTKLIPCDFMAPVETKNPVGRHHPMLLSNFFAQTEALMCGKNEAEVRAELATEGLSGEELEALVPHKVFPGNKPTNSILFQKLTPKTLGELIAMYEQKIFVQSVIWDVNAYDQWGVELGKQLARKILPELDDFEDTTSHDSSTNGLINYYKEHRKE, encoded by the coding sequence GTGTCTGAACTGACGCAAACAGCAGCATGGAAAAAATTAGCGGCGCATGCCGAAGAGATGAAAAAGGTGCACATGCGTGATCTCTTTGCTGATGATACGCAGCGCTTTGATAAATTCTCCACCCACTTCAATGATATACTTGTTGATTACTCCAAAAACATTGTCACCGAAGATACCATGACGATGCTTATGGAGCTTGCTCGTGAACGTGATGTTAGCGGTTGGACACAGCGCATGTTCAATGGTGAGAAGATCAACAATACAGAAAACCGCGCTGTACTGCATACCGCACTGCGTAACCGTTCCAATACGCCGGTGATGGTTGATGGGCATGATGTGATGCCCGATGTGAACAGGGTGCTGCAGCAGATGCGCAGTTTTACTGAGTCGGTACGTTCCGGTGAGTGGTTGGGTAGTACAGGCAAACCCATTACCGATGTAGTTAATATCGGCATTGGAGGCTCTGATCTTGGTCCGGTAATGGTGACCGAGGCATTAACGCCATTCGGTCGAGATAAACTGCATATGCATTTCGTCTCTAATGTGGATGGAACGCATATGGTTGAAACGCTCAGGCATCTCTCTCGCGAAACGACACTGTTTGTGATCGTTTCAAAAACATTTACAACGCAGGAGACCATCACCAATGCGCGCACGGCACGTGACTGGTTCCTGACTCGTGGTGGTAGTAAAACTGCGGTTGCCCAGCATTTTGTGGCAGTCTCTACTAACGCCAAGGCGGTCTCTGCCTTTGGTATCGATACGGCCAATATGTTCGAGTTCTGGGATTGGGTTGGTGGACGCTATTCATTATGGAGTGCGGTAGGTCTCTCCATTGCACTCTATCTTGGCATGGATCATTTCGAAGAGTTGCTCGAAGGTGCGCATGAGATGGATGAGCATTTCCGTAATGCGCCGCTGGAAGAAAACATCCCAGTTATTCTTGCGATGCTGGGTGTCTGGTATAATAATTTTTTCGATGCTGATTCATATGCCATGTTACCATATGATCAGTATATGCACCGCTTTTCCGCCTACTTCCAACAGGGTGATATGGAGAGTAATGGCAAAAGCGTCACCCGTGACGGCAAGCCAGTTGACTACTCCACAGGACCAATTGTTTGGGGAGAGCCGGGTACCAACGGCCAGCATGCGTTCTATCAGCTGATTCATCAGGGTACAAAGCTGATTCCGTGTGATTTTATGGCGCCGGTTGAGACAAAGAATCCGGTGGGTCGTCATCATCCGATGCTGCTATCGAATTTCTTTGCTCAGACCGAAGCGCTGATGTGTGGAAAAAATGAAGCTGAAGTGCGCGCAGAACTTGCCACGGAAGGGTTGAGCGGTGAAGAACTGGAAGCGCTGGTGCCGCATAAAGTCTTTCCTGGCAATAAACCCACCAACTCAATCCTGTTTCAGAAACTGACTCCGAAAACGCTGGGTGAGTTGATTGCCATGTATGAGCAAAAGATTTTTGTGCAGAGTGTAATCTGGGATGTGAATGCTTATGACCAGTGGGGTGTAGAGTTGGGTAAACAGCTGGCGCGCAAGATTTTGCCGGAGCTGGATGATTTTGAAGATACAACCAGCCACGATTCATCTACCAATGGCTTGATAAACTATTATAAAGAGCATAGGAAAGAGTAG
- the glgA gene encoding glycogen synthase GlgA produces the protein MAKLNIVFIASEASPLAKTGGLADVTGSLPHALQHIGHTVTVILPFFRNQLDKNGIDTTPMNVTIDMWADGIQRLCPLHEANINGLRFILVEQDDLYDREGIYGPAGGAYEDNLLRFVLFDRVALEAAAQLSKKVDIIHCHDWQTGMIPVLLKTQYQHHPMIAHAKTVYTIHNLAYQGNFSAEWIHRLGLPSHHYHPDDFEFHNQINCMKGGIASADAVTTVSPSYAEEIMTPEYGCQLEGFLLNHADKLSGIVNGLDIVDLDPATDDALPANFKAGKTAGKKICKAKLQESCGLEVSEEIPLMVLISRLAEQKGIDLLLANLQRWIDRGYQVIVLGSGDPHSEQALHHIADHNRTQFHFWRGFNEKLARQIYAGGDIFLMPSRFEPCGLGQLMAMRYGTVPVVRATGGLRDTVTDHKVHKSTATGVHFSDATPEAFDEAVEDAISLFRNRTIWARMRSNALKRDSSWEASASAYAELYEKLLN, from the coding sequence ATGGCTAAGCTGAATATCGTATTTATCGCATCAGAAGCATCACCACTTGCGAAAACAGGCGGCTTAGCCGACGTAACCGGGTCACTGCCGCACGCGCTGCAGCATATCGGGCACACGGTAACAGTGATCCTCCCCTTCTTCCGCAATCAACTAGACAAGAACGGCATCGATACAACGCCGATGAATGTCACCATCGACATGTGGGCTGACGGCATACAGCGCCTCTGTCCGCTGCATGAGGCCAACATCAATGGATTACGCTTCATCCTTGTTGAACAGGATGACCTTTATGATCGCGAAGGGATCTATGGCCCCGCCGGCGGCGCCTATGAAGACAACCTGCTGCGCTTTGTGCTCTTCGATCGTGTGGCGCTGGAAGCTGCAGCCCAGCTGAGTAAAAAGGTGGATATTATCCACTGCCATGACTGGCAGACCGGCATGATTCCCGTGTTGTTAAAAACGCAGTACCAGCACCATCCTATGATTGCGCATGCCAAGACAGTCTACACCATTCATAACCTCGCCTATCAGGGGAACTTCTCAGCCGAGTGGATTCATCGCTTAGGGCTCCCCAGCCATCACTACCACCCTGATGATTTCGAGTTCCACAACCAGATCAACTGCATGAAGGGCGGCATTGCTTCAGCTGACGCCGTCACCACGGTCAGCCCCTCCTATGCCGAAGAGATCATGACTCCCGAATACGGCTGCCAGTTGGAAGGCTTTCTGCTTAACCATGCAGACAAACTATCCGGTATCGTCAATGGCCTCGATATCGTAGATCTCGATCCTGCAACCGATGATGCACTTCCAGCCAACTTCAAAGCAGGCAAGACGGCGGGCAAAAAAATATGTAAGGCAAAATTACAGGAGTCGTGCGGACTTGAGGTCTCTGAAGAGATTCCATTGATGGTTCTGATCTCAAGGCTTGCCGAGCAGAAGGGCATCGACCTGCTCCTGGCAAATCTACAACGCTGGATTGATCGCGGTTACCAGGTCATCGTTCTTGGATCAGGCGACCCGCACAGTGAACAGGCACTGCACCATATTGCCGATCACAATCGCACACAGTTCCATTTCTGGCGCGGATTTAATGAGAAACTAGCTCGCCAGATCTATGCAGGCGGCGATATATTCCTGATGCCTTCACGCTTTGAACCATGTGGCTTGGGTCAGTTGATGGCCATGCGTTACGGCACCGTGCCCGTCGTACGTGCTACTGGCGGCCTAAGGGATACCGTTACCGATCACAAAGTGCACAAAAGCACTGCGACCGGCGTTCATTTTAGCGACGCCACACCGGAGGCCTTCGATGAAGCGGTGGAAGATGCCATTTCACTATTCAGAAACAGAACCATCTGGGCACGGATGCGCAGCAACGCCCTGAAGCGCGACTCGTCATGGGAAGCCTCGGCAAGCGCTTACGCCGAACTTTACGAGAAACTACTCAACTGA
- a CDS encoding ROK family protein, with product MGQVLAADIGGTNLRLALIDDNGQIIDECRVEAKLSRHNQSTREDAESYVIDALCNAISPFLKLHPVSDIGIGFPGFFHGTSGILAGSPNLPLLQDFALGKHLSERLGIRVAVQNDALCAAIGEQRFGAGQGHANLLHITLGTGVGGGLILNDSPYAGERGMAMEFGHLRVVHNNGRVCGCGNSGCLEAYASATAVSRRFTEKTGIDADARMVYEQACDGNKDAVLILKETGLYLGQAIAEAIKLLDIETVTISGGLSHAWQHIHPPLMAELNDNLIPPLRGKVSVIHSTLDDNAGLLGAAAIASLH from the coding sequence ATGGGGCAAGTGCTTGCCGCTGATATCGGGGGCACCAACCTTCGCCTCGCACTGATCGACGATAATGGCCAGATTATTGATGAGTGCAGGGTTGAGGCAAAGCTCAGTCGTCACAATCAAAGTACCCGTGAAGATGCAGAAAGTTATGTCATTGATGCCCTATGCAATGCAATCTCACCCTTCCTGAAGCTGCATCCTGTCAGCGATATTGGCATCGGTTTCCCCGGCTTTTTCCATGGCACAAGCGGCATCCTGGCTGGCTCCCCCAACCTTCCACTACTGCAAGACTTCGCGCTGGGGAAACACCTGTCAGAAAGACTGGGCATCCGTGTTGCAGTGCAAAATGATGCCCTCTGTGCAGCTATTGGCGAACAGCGTTTCGGTGCGGGTCAAGGTCACGCGAATCTTCTTCATATCACGCTCGGCACAGGCGTGGGTGGCGGCCTGATTCTGAATGACTCCCCCTATGCCGGAGAGCGAGGCATGGCCATGGAGTTCGGCCATCTTCGGGTAGTACACAACAATGGGCGGGTTTGTGGCTGCGGCAATTCAGGATGTCTTGAGGCCTATGCATCAGCGACTGCTGTTAGCCGTCGCTTTACCGAAAAGACCGGCATTGATGCAGATGCCCGAATGGTTTACGAACAGGCCTGTGACGGCAACAAGGATGCCGTTTTAATCCTGAAGGAGACTGGCCTCTATCTGGGGCAGGCCATTGCCGAAGCAATCAAGCTTCTCGATATTGAAACAGTGACAATCAGTGGCGGCTTAAGCCATGCCTGGCAGCACATTCACCCGCCCCTGATGGCAGAATTGAATGATAATCTCATTCCGCCATTGCGGGGCAAAGTCAGCGTTATTCACTCTACGCTGGATGATAACGCAGGCCTTCTCGGAGCTGCCGCCATCGCCTCTCTCCACTAG
- a CDS encoding YigZ family protein — MRSSYNIPAEHICVEQEIKRSRFVTDIAHAESKTDALAFIEMIKLQQPEARHHCWAYIAGHPDSSIERGCSDAGEPQGTAGKPMLNVLQHKNIGEIVVVVSRYFGGIKLGAGGLVRAYTSAVQQAVDALPLTRHIDTTDATLHAPFALESSLRRLLDKLGIEIKETIYRDDVAFHIAVESIKAEELEEAITNSSHGTASLTFSDP, encoded by the coding sequence TTGCGTTCATCATACAATATTCCGGCTGAACATATCTGCGTAGAGCAGGAGATCAAACGCAGTCGTTTCGTCACCGATATCGCTCATGCAGAATCGAAAACCGATGCGCTTGCCTTTATAGAGATGATAAAACTGCAACAGCCGGAAGCACGCCACCACTGCTGGGCTTATATCGCAGGTCATCCTGACTCATCAATCGAACGCGGCTGCTCCGATGCAGGAGAGCCACAGGGAACAGCTGGAAAACCGATGCTCAATGTGCTTCAACACAAAAATATCGGTGAGATTGTCGTTGTCGTCAGCCGCTATTTCGGCGGCATCAAGCTCGGTGCCGGAGGGCTTGTGCGAGCCTACACAAGCGCGGTACAGCAGGCTGTTGATGCCCTGCCCCTTACACGACACATTGATACTACAGACGCCACTCTTCACGCCCCTTTTGCACTGGAGAGCAGCCTGCGTCGACTGCTGGATAAACTGGGCATCGAGATCAAAGAGACGATATACCGGGACGATGTTGCCTTTCACATCGCAGTTGAGTCCATCAAAGCGGAGGAGCTAGAAGAGGCGATTACCAATTCCAGCCACGGAACAGCCAGTCTCACCTTCTCCGATCCATAA